The Plasmodium vivax chromosome 7, whole genome shotgun sequence DNA window GGGCCAATTTCGTTCAACGTGCACTTCTTTTTGTTGAGGAAGTTGTACCTGCGGGAGCGCGTCCAGGcgcaaagagggggaagaagcataACGTGGAGGGTGAACAAATAGGGAAAACGGGGAAACAAGGGGAACAAAGGGAACGGGGAAAATGCTGCCAAACTTTGACAAACTTTGTCAAACTCGGCAAACCGCgccaccgctccaccgcgAAGCCTTACTTAAAGTGGCGGAAAAAGATAAAGTCGCGCTGGTTGTAAAAAACGACGACCTTCTGGGATTTGTACGCCGGTTTGAAGGGCACCAAGGTGTGGAGCTGCCGCTTTATCCGTTCCCCAATGAAGGTGTTAAAGTTGGTGATGTAGACCTCCGGAGGCAAAGTCGTTATTTCAATGTCCGTCTTCTTCttgtgtgcatataaaaCATTGGTGAGGGAGTATTTCGCCGTGGGGCCGTTTGGCAAAGTTGATATGAACATATACTTAGGGTGTTTATCAATCCCCTCTTCGATTAAGATAAAAGTGGAAAAGTTATTCTGCACAGAATTGCTCATGAGAAATTCAATTGAATGATCCAATCTtggttcataaaaaatgtgaggaaAGGTTAACGACAGTTCTTtcataaacaaaattgtgtttTTCGATGGCCTTTTGATGGACGTTATAACAATGTTTGGTTCTTTCCTCTGTTTGAAATAATCACTAAATTCGtctatacatttttcattcaataagaatttttcattttcctcgttaattttattttcatcaaagATGGCTAGCCGTTCTATACTCctggggatttttttctccacagGAATGtttaaagatttttttttttttatttcatcttttttttgtttacgaAGAATTAATTTCTTCACATATGCCTTTCCCTTCAGAGcgtttcttttatttttgtttttggaAAATCGAGACAATTCGTTGTATCGCTTTacgtcaattttttcaatttcctCGATGGAGTACTGCTTCTCCTTGGTCATGTACCgcagcttctttttctcctttttgttcattttaagGGGAAGGGCGGCAGACGTGGggacgcaaaaaagggtacTCAGAAATGGGTACTTAGAAATGGGTGCTCAAAAATGGGCACTCAAAAAT harbors:
- a CDS encoding hypothetical protein, conserved (encoded by transcript PVX_099507A) is translated as MNKKEKKKLRYMTKEKQYSIEEIEKIDVKRYNELSRFSKNKNKRNALKGKAYVKKLILRKQKKDEIKKKKSLNIPVEKKIPRSIERLAIFDENKINEENEKFLLNEKCIDEFSDYFKQRKEPNIVITSIKRPSKNTILFMKELSLTFPHIFYEPRLDHSIEFLMSNSVQNNFSTFILIEEGIDKHPKYMFISTLPNGPTAKYSLTNVLYAHKKKTDIEITTLPPEVYITNFNTFIGERIKRQLHTLVPFKPAYKSQKVVVFYNQRDFIFFRHFKYNFLNKKKCTLNEIGPAFTLQLLSLKDGLINDKEKMYEFVLRPDMKVNRKKMYL